In Caldivirga sp., a single genomic region encodes these proteins:
- a CDS encoding M48 family metallopeptidase, producing the protein MRAYSKLLDSLMKLGSIKVSDIVRSLNTNAEKNGNGLLYVVYSLNSDISIEAYFTRFYLAVTNGSLRIRGDWRKAEEFSKIMLRDTVIGNGKKLVMLFRDEGEEYVKIPTRPSSSITMNPAVSFITSSILTLIIFLLLTKYGILLTLTVVIAQVLLTNIAYTYVSFLRMIKLRVNGSSIIKVTATLPIDVPEDTLTRLISYASSIRSISKNQLALLISGLRAIGGSMILNISIERVLVPSIKGVNVYLVPSPECNAVSLNLINKVIVVSTKLVACLNEDELKAVIHHELGHIVNKDTYKALAASVAYSLTSAMMLLYVIPRAGLTIVTITAYTLIALLAVVTSLALSRINETKADLYALSSGYKESLATALVKVTYPSIHSSLVKRIFLSHPTTLSRINAILKMTKRLNER; encoded by the coding sequence ATGCGAGCGTACAGTAAGCTACTTGACTCATTAATGAAGCTTGGTTCAATTAAGGTATCTGACATAGTGAGGAGCCTCAACACTAATGCCGAAAAGAATGGTAATGGCCTACTTTACGTTGTTTATTCGTTGAACTCAGACATTAGTATTGAGGCTTACTTCACCAGGTTCTACTTAGCCGTTACTAATGGATCCCTTAGAATACGCGGTGATTGGAGAAAGGCTGAGGAGTTCAGTAAAATCATGTTAAGGGACACGGTTATTGGAAATGGTAAAAAGTTAGTCATGTTATTTAGGGATGAGGGTGAAGAATACGTTAAGATACCCACTAGGCCTAGTTCATCAATCACAATGAATCCAGCAGTATCATTCATCACATCATCAATACTAACCTTAATCATATTCCTCCTACTTACTAAATACGGCATATTACTAACCTTAACAGTTGTTATAGCACAGGTACTGTTAACTAATATAGCTTACACGTACGTTTCCTTCCTACGTATGATTAAACTAAGGGTTAATGGCTCAAGCATAATTAAAGTAACGGCAACATTACCAATCGATGTACCTGAGGACACGCTTACTAGGCTAATATCCTATGCTTCATCAATTAGAAGCATTAGTAAGAATCAGTTAGCATTATTAATATCAGGATTAAGAGCTATTGGTGGTTCAATGATACTTAACATTAGCATTGAGAGAGTGTTAGTACCTTCAATTAAAGGAGTCAACGTTTACCTGGTTCCATCCCCTGAATGTAATGCTGTTTCGTTGAACCTTATTAATAAAGTAATCGTAGTTAGTACTAAATTAGTGGCGTGTCTTAATGAGGATGAGTTAAAAGCGGTGATTCACCATGAATTAGGCCACATAGTCAATAAGGATACTTACAAGGCGTTAGCGGCGTCGGTAGCCTACTCCTTAACCTCAGCAATGATGCTACTCTATGTAATACCAAGGGCTGGATTAACCATAGTGACTATAACCGCTTACACATTAATAGCATTGCTGGCAGTAGTAACTTCACTTGCCTTAAGTAGGATTAATGAGACCAAGGCCGACCTATACGCATTAAGTAGTGGTTATAAGGAATCATTAGCTACAGCCTTAGTTAAGGTGACCTACCCGTCAATACATTCATCACTGGTTAAACGTATCTTCCTTAGCCACCCAACTACATTAAGCAGAATTAATGCAATTTTAAAGATGACTAAGAGACTTAACGAAAGGTAA
- a CDS encoding DedA family protein, with translation MVLQSLVNVIFVMENMGYVGLFILMVLESLSLPIPSEVILPFTGYLIYIGHLSLIPALIDSTIASLVGSLILYLLSYYIGYSIVLKLGRYVGISKKHLDAAEQWFNKYGGISVVLAKFIPGIRALISIPAGVARMNVWLFMVYTIIGSTIWNIVLIYIGLSLGPAWETGLTLISKYIDYLALALIIAIVAFMIVVRIHRTKVT, from the coding sequence GTGGTTTTACAGTCCCTGGTAAATGTAATATTCGTAATGGAGAACATGGGTTACGTAGGGCTATTCATCCTCATGGTTTTAGAATCCCTATCACTACCTATACCAAGCGAAGTCATATTACCATTCACAGGGTACTTAATTTACATTGGGCACCTTAGCTTAATACCTGCGCTCATTGATTCAACAATAGCCAGCTTAGTGGGATCATTAATACTATACTTGTTAAGCTACTACATTGGTTATAGTATTGTCCTTAAGCTGGGCAGATATGTTGGCATAAGTAAGAAGCACTTAGATGCCGCAGAACAATGGTTTAATAAATATGGCGGTATATCTGTAGTGTTAGCTAAATTCATACCTGGCATTAGGGCTCTAATATCCATACCTGCTGGAGTAGCCAGGATGAACGTGTGGTTATTCATGGTTTACACAATAATAGGTTCAACAATATGGAACATAGTATTAATCTACATTGGCCTCAGCCTAGGCCCTGCCTGGGAGACTGGGTTAACATTAATATCAAAGTACATTGATTACCTAGCCCTGGCTTTAATTATAGCAATAGTAGCATTCATGATTGTGGTCAGGATCCATAGGACTAAGGTTACTTAG
- a CDS encoding digeranylgeranylglycerophospholipid reductase has translation MGKMYDVLIVGAGTAGSYAAYLMAKQGLSVALVERKRAEDVFKVTGDAIGKHHIDELTRAGLSISEDVFMIRYEGAELYSPDLSVKYFVAGEGFGLDISKWAQWLINIANNSGADIIDKHTVSAPIIEGGFVRGVKASRSDGTQVELRAKVTVDASGATGVVRTKLPPQYRISEPLLPEDASYAYREIIEVDYSIPNPQNIRIYLDNNISPGGYWWFFPKSNRVANVGLGIWGKLVKENGLNPRVNYERYLVPSPYVKGRKILHAGGGIVPTRRPLASMVGPGIVAVGDAAVAVNPIHGGGIGPALLSSELASKAIVEALEKGDVSETGLWRYNLDYLNAYGIKQAQLDVFRLMLQTLTNEQLNRGLRARILTEDEVLKMSISGNLDLSSGKKVIMALRLLKVPDVARKLSLALRYMNEIRKIYVNYPNNPSDLNNWLVALIAKYNEYRLKLKLPLMTI, from the coding sequence ATGGGCAAAATGTATGATGTGCTTATTGTTGGTGCTGGCACAGCAGGTTCATATGCAGCCTACCTAATGGCCAAGCAGGGATTAAGTGTAGCGTTAGTAGAGCGCAAGAGGGCTGAGGATGTTTTTAAAGTAACTGGCGATGCTATTGGGAAGCATCATATTGATGAGTTAACGAGAGCAGGTTTAAGCATCAGTGAGGATGTATTCATGATTAGGTACGAGGGTGCTGAATTATATAGCCCAGACTTAAGTGTTAAGTACTTTGTGGCAGGTGAGGGTTTCGGCTTAGATATTAGTAAGTGGGCTCAGTGGCTCATTAATATTGCCAATAATAGTGGTGCAGACATAATAGATAAGCACACAGTCTCAGCGCCAATAATCGAGGGGGGCTTTGTTAGGGGTGTTAAGGCAAGTAGGAGTGATGGGACCCAGGTTGAATTGAGGGCTAAGGTTACCGTAGATGCCTCAGGCGCCACTGGGGTTGTAAGAACCAAGTTACCTCCCCAATATAGGATTAGTGAACCACTACTACCTGAGGACGCCTCCTACGCCTATAGGGAGATTATTGAGGTTGATTATAGTATACCTAATCCGCAGAACATAAGGATATACCTTGATAACAACATATCGCCAGGTGGCTATTGGTGGTTTTTCCCCAAGTCAAATAGGGTTGCTAATGTGGGTTTAGGTATCTGGGGTAAGTTGGTTAAGGAAAACGGCTTAAACCCCAGGGTTAACTATGAGAGGTATCTAGTACCCTCACCCTATGTTAAGGGTAGGAAAATACTGCATGCTGGTGGTGGGATAGTGCCAACGAGGAGGCCACTAGCTAGTATGGTTGGTCCAGGGATTGTTGCAGTGGGGGATGCCGCAGTGGCGGTTAACCCAATTCACGGTGGTGGTATTGGACCCGCATTATTATCCTCAGAATTAGCCTCCAAAGCCATAGTTGAGGCCTTAGAGAAGGGTGACGTCTCGGAAACTGGCCTATGGAGGTATAACTTGGATTATCTAAATGCATACGGCATTAAGCAGGCTCAACTAGATGTATTTAGGCTAATGCTACAGACCCTTACTAATGAACAATTAAATAGGGGATTAAGGGCTAGGATACTTACTGAAGATGAAGTCTTGAAGATGTCAATAAGCGGTAACCTTGACTTAAGTAGTGGTAAGAAGGTGATCATGGCACTTAGGTTGCTTAAAGTCCCTGATGTAGCTAGAAAATTATCATTAGCATTAAGGTACATGAATGAAATCAGGAAAATATACGTCAATTACCCAAACAACCCCAGTGACTTAAATAACTGGTTGGTGGCGTTAATAGCTAAGTACAATGAGTATAGGCTTAAACTTAAACTACCCTTAATGACCATTTAG
- a CDS encoding glycoside hydrolase family 31 protein: MEFSMKVSMINDDALRISVIRNGSKYRESPAVVVKPSVELVKGENRLGPWFVDVTDDSIDVSVNNMKVTLRFSYSNDQIIVRGNLGLNDVVYGLGEKALPLNRKRFRVTMWNTDAYGYRYGSDPLYVSIPFFIVANKNGGIGHFADSTAKIIIDLGAERENEFTVIVNDYQLDYYVIRGPRPRDVVTRFINLTGKPTLMPKWALRHQQSRYSYYPQDRVIEVIKSFKEKGLDNAAVYLDIHYMDNYRIFTWNKDRFPNPSDLAKNAHELGVKLITIVDPYVKVDPGYQVFREGINGNYLSLDDDGGLSIVQGWPGKSALPDFFNKETREWWAGLIERWVKEYGIDGIWLDMNEPAAFDHPNHTVSSKVITHRLDDGSRIPHDFLHNAYALYEAMATYDGLIKAGKRPFVLSRAGYAGIQRYAAVWTGDNTSNWEHLKLQLQILLGLSMSGVTFIGADVGGFAKYVPGSGGSMLFTLSPELLVRWYEWAIFFPLLRNHTSIGSPDQEPWAFGPRTLELIRDLLRLRVKLIPYLYSLMWISHIEGEPIVRPLIYEYPDDEEVLNIDDEFMVGPFMLIAPVLTSGNVREVYLPDGEWVNMWTGEVLGKGFHIIDAPLGKPPVFLRKGSLVPIQETQGVLGILTVLGDGEFKVYDDDGESPTPTPSILGLRVSGESVTIDNWVNPTPQSPSSILLEVYVSKEPSSVTINDTEVAKAKFTMEPGPPSWYMDKLLYVRTMTGSRVRIIN; encoded by the coding sequence CCGGCTGTTGTTGTTAAGCCAAGCGTTGAATTAGTGAAGGGTGAGAACAGACTTGGCCCATGGTTTGTTGACGTCACTGATGATTCCATTGACGTAAGTGTAAATAACATGAAGGTAACCTTAAGGTTTAGCTACAGTAATGATCAAATAATAGTGAGGGGTAACTTAGGCCTTAATGATGTTGTTTATGGACTTGGCGAAAAGGCGCTGCCGCTTAATAGGAAGAGATTTAGGGTGACAATGTGGAATACCGATGCCTATGGGTATAGGTATGGTTCAGATCCACTATACGTGTCAATACCATTCTTCATAGTTGCTAATAAGAATGGTGGAATAGGTCATTTTGCCGACTCCACAGCTAAGATAATAATTGACCTTGGTGCTGAGAGGGAGAATGAATTCACTGTTATTGTGAATGATTATCAACTGGATTACTATGTTATTAGGGGACCTAGACCTAGAGATGTTGTTACCAGGTTCATTAACTTAACAGGTAAGCCTACTTTAATGCCTAAATGGGCGCTTAGGCACCAGCAGAGTAGGTATAGTTATTACCCTCAGGATAGGGTTATTGAGGTTATTAAGAGCTTTAAGGAAAAGGGACTGGATAATGCTGCAGTTTACCTTGACATACATTACATGGATAACTACAGGATATTCACTTGGAATAAGGACAGGTTCCCTAACCCCAGTGACCTAGCTAAAAATGCTCATGAACTTGGCGTTAAATTAATCACTATAGTGGACCCATATGTTAAAGTAGATCCAGGCTACCAAGTGTTTAGAGAGGGTATTAATGGTAATTACCTATCGCTTGATGATGATGGTGGATTATCCATAGTTCAAGGATGGCCAGGTAAATCAGCATTACCGGACTTCTTCAATAAAGAGACTAGGGAGTGGTGGGCTGGTTTAATTGAACGTTGGGTTAAGGAGTATGGGATTGATGGGATTTGGCTCGACATGAATGAACCAGCGGCCTTCGATCATCCTAACCACACTGTTTCAAGTAAAGTGATAACGCACAGGCTTGATGATGGTTCAAGGATACCTCACGATTTCCTTCATAATGCATATGCGCTATATGAGGCTATGGCTACCTATGATGGTTTAATTAAGGCTGGTAAGAGGCCATTCGTACTGTCTAGGGCTGGGTACGCTGGAATTCAGAGGTATGCAGCTGTATGGACTGGCGATAATACTAGTAATTGGGAACACTTGAAACTGCAACTACAGATACTACTGGGCTTAAGCATGTCCGGTGTTACATTCATAGGGGCTGATGTAGGTGGCTTTGCTAAGTATGTCCCAGGAAGTGGTGGAAGCATGTTATTTACTCTAAGCCCTGAACTACTTGTTAGGTGGTATGAGTGGGCTATTTTCTTCCCATTGTTGAGGAACCATACTTCAATTGGTTCACCAGATCAGGAACCATGGGCTTTTGGGCCAAGGACCCTTGAATTAATTAGGGACCTCCTAAGACTCAGGGTTAAATTAATCCCATACCTGTATTCACTAATGTGGATTAGCCATATTGAGGGTGAACCAATAGTTAGGCCCCTTATTTACGAGTATCCTGATGATGAGGAGGTTCTTAACATTGATGATGAATTCATGGTTGGTCCCTTCATGTTGATAGCGCCAGTGTTAACCAGTGGGAACGTTAGGGAAGTTTACTTACCTGATGGGGAATGGGTTAACATGTGGACTGGGGAAGTACTAGGTAAAGGATTCCACATAATTGATGCGCCACTCGGTAAACCACCGGTGTTTCTTAGGAAGGGTTCACTCGTACCTATACAGGAGACTCAGGGTGTCTTAGGTATATTAACGGTGTTAGGTGATGGGGAGTTCAAGGTTTATGATGATGATGGGGAATCACCAACACCCACACCATCGATATTAGGCCTAAGGGTTAGTGGTGAATCAGTTACAATAGATAATTGGGTTAATCCAACGCCTCAATCACCCTCATCAATACTGCTTGAGGTTTACGTTAGCAAGGAACCAAGTAGCGTAACCATTAATGATACTGAAGTCGCCAAGGCTAAGTTTACTATGGAACCTGGACCACCATCATGGTACATGGATAAACTACTCTACGTTAGGACGATGACTGGGAGTAGGGTTAGAATAATTAACTAA
- a CDS encoding DNA-binding protein yields MASVKLIRETRMKVTTHNKAVHMKISVVTKLKEYASSSKGNLITVRPSKIAQEINTVGRVTRADGVVIRNFLEQLVERGYMEVIKRSARGKVYGIRKGGEFWKLLMSHNPEDILDLVNIEE; encoded by the coding sequence ATGGCTAGTGTTAAATTAATACGAGAAACCAGAATGAAGGTAACAACCCACAATAAGGCAGTACACATGAAGATAAGTGTGGTCACTAAGCTTAAGGAGTACGCATCCTCCTCTAAGGGAAACCTCATAACGGTTAGGCCAAGTAAGATAGCCCAAGAGATAAACACCGTAGGGAGGGTAACCAGGGCTGATGGGGTTGTTATAAGGAATTTCCTGGAGCAGTTAGTTGAGAGGGGGTACATGGAGGTTATTAAGAGGAGCGCTAGGGGTAAGGTATACGGAATACGAAAGGGGGGTGAATTCTGGAAGCTCTTAATGTCCCATAATCCTGAAGACATTCTTGACTTAGTAAACATAGAGGAGTAG